In Sulfolobales archaeon, the DNA window ATCACTGGAGATACAGAGCCTAGTACTAGAAAGAAGAATTTCGAGTTGTTCAGGTCGGGGTATTATAGGGTTCTAGTTATAACTAGCGTAGGTGATGAAGGTATTGATATTCCCGATGCTAATGTAGGGATCATAGTAGCAGGCACGGGTTCTAAGAGACAGTTTATACAGAGACTTGGAAGACTTCTAAGACCTATGGAGGGTAAGGAGGCTGTTCTCTACGAGATCATCGCTAAGGATACATTCGAAGAATTTGAATCTAGACGTAGGAGAAGTGCTCTTAGAGAAGATATGCTCTAGCCTTGCATAGATATGTATCTGTCTTCTGGGTGTAGAGAAAATTATTTAAGCCTCACTATATCAAATTTAAATTAGTTGAGTAGGATGCCGAGGCCAGCGTACAGGTCTAGATCTTATAAGAGGGTTAAAGTTAGAATCCCATCAGGTGTCTCAAAGATTCATTATGTTAGGAGGAAGAACTTCACACCCAGGTGTGCTAGATGTGGAGCTATTCTAGGTGGGATGCCTAGAAGATCTTCTGAGTATAGGAAGCTTCCGAAGAGTTTGAAAAGACCTGAGAGAATCTTCGGAGGGATTCTATGTCACAGATGTTTAGAGGAGATTCTGAGGGAAAGAGTGAGAGCTCTAAGTATTCAGGCTTAGGCTTCTCCGGAGGAAGAGGATTAGTAGTAGTAATAAGCGGACCTCCTGGATCTGGTAAGTCTACCCTGGCTAGGGGTATTGCCAGGATTTTTAATCTTAGATATCATTCAACTGGTGAGATTTTTAGAAGAATTGCTAGAGAGAAGGGTCTTGACGTAGCTTCTCTAGATGAGCTTGCTAGAATGAATCCATCTATAGATCTTGAGATAGATAGGATTGCTCGTGAAGAAGCTTTGAAAGGAGATGTGGTTATAGATGCTCATATAGGAGGATGG includes these proteins:
- a CDS encoding 50S ribosomal protein L34e gives rise to the protein MPRPAYRSRSYKRVKVRIPSGVSKIHYVRRKNFTPRCARCGAILGGMPRRSSEYRKLPKSLKRPERIFGGILCHRCLEEILRERVRALSIQA
- a CDS encoding AAA family ATPase, with the translated sequence MSQMFRGDSEGKSESSKYSGLGFSGGRGLVVVISGPPGSGKSTLARGIARIFNLRYHSTGEIFRRIAREKGLDVASLDELARMNPSIDLEIDRIAREEALKGDVVIDAHIGGWLLRDLSDLSIYVTASLGKRAERISRRDGKSLEDSMREISSREDSMKERFKRFYNIDMNDLSVFDLIINTDRIDEETALEIAIAAVKMIINKKMR